The genome window GGggcatgagcacacacacacacacacacacacacacacacacacacacgatggcAGAAGGACGCGGACAAACCTCTTCATTTATGCAGGCGGTAACTGGGATGACAGGATGAGATCACACTGGCCCGCCGGCTACTGTTACAGTTGCATGTGTCAGGTGAACACATGTCCCCGTTCAGCCCCAGTTTCTCGGCGGAAGACAGCCCGGCGCTATAGAGTTACAGCCCGGCCTCGTTCACGCCACTTCGCTGCCACAAACACGCGGAAACCGGCAAGAGGCCGCTGACGGCTGGGGTTACAGTGGCCTATTTACAGGGGGAGACTTGGTCAGTTACTGGCGGGAGACGCCGACTAGGACACATGCAGGTAGGATGAGGACAAGTGAATGCAATGGGAGACgcagtaaaagaagaagaggtcaGTTAGATACACTGTATAGGTTACATGTACAAATTAGGGATGCATGacattattaacatttacaCTGATATAACGAGCCAGTAAGATGATGTTGTGATTATGCACACGTGACTAAGTATCAGCATTTTTCCTACGCACAGCGAGTGTGTGCATTTTCAAAACCGCTGTATTTCATGTCCACATCTGTCAGTGGGCGGCCATGAAGAGagtaaaaatgagaaaatgaaaaagaaaatatcagtaGTCGGTGACCCGCAAAAGATCTAATAGTGTGCATCtcataaaaatgtgtattttactTTAGATGTACTTCTTTATTCTTGATCAAATGCCTCCGAGTTTATCGACATGACATCGAATGAACCGGAAGCGAAAGTGCATACAACACTACGCTAGCTGCGATTTGAGGCTATTTCAGTACAGCTGTACTTTGAGCTGGATGCTAACATCAGCTTGCTAACATGGTCAAAATGATACTGCTTACATTGCTGTTGTTTATATGTACCagtttaatttaacattttagcaCACTGACAAGCTAATTAGCACCAAAAAAAGTAGCCAACTCAGGCAGACGGGAATGTTAGTTTTGTAGGTATGGTATTTGTAggtattttttttggggggggggggcggccCTTTTTGAGAGATCAACTCTTTAGCAAAGttgctcatttacacattcagagGTTATAGAGCAACGTTACCATTCACCTGTTGTCGTGCACCTGGCCACCAATTGAATGTGAACGTTCCTTTTTAGCTCTGCTTTTGGTCTCCACCGACTCCTGAGGAAAATATCTGGTCTCCGAGCCGCTAAAGGCTCCGCTATGTTCACAAGCTAGCTGCTATCAGTTTGGTGCTAAGCAGTGCTGAGACTGTCACCCAACCAGCTACTACCATGGCTAGGGGATTTAGCagaaaatgttaagtttttttttttttttaagtctgaaaCAAGCAAATTAGAGGCAGTCACAAATTTAAACCTGGACTAATGTGAGGTTAAGAATGTTATACATTTAGTGGTCTCACCCATTCATGTTGTCAGAGCTTAGACAGTCACATCTGCATTTCACACAATCCAGTGAGTTCCTCGCTTCCTAATCTGCTTAATAGACATGAACAGATTGGCGCTGTCAGTGCAAGCATGTGGCTTGAGGtattaataaaaaatgatatgaTGCGTGTTTGTGCAAAAAACATCTGTGCCATCATCGAGTGACTAATGACAGACAGTGGCTGAATATTTCTAAATGTCAGGGATCGCCAGGGGACACGAGCAAATGTAATATTACGTCCTCAGCATGTGCACAGCATTGGATCGCGGGTTACAGTGAACCGTTTTGGGCTCTTAAATTGCTGCAATGTGCGGATTTCTTCAAGGTTCTTGAAAGGAAATGACCCTGTGAAACTTCGCCTTAAATATGACGCCCTGTTTGTAAGGACTGTAGGAAACTCAACTCTCTTTTTGGATCATCATTGTTTTACAAATGGCCTGTTGTATTATATTAGATCCATTAACTTAAACTGAAATAACTTATTCAATATGAAGAAGAATCACAAGAAATATGATACCTTTGGCACCAGAATTTGCGCTGATCAGCCTCATTAAAGGATGAGCAGGTGAAGTGAAACACGATGATCTCGTAACAATGTTCAGTGTGCGACGGATACCACTTCCCGCCCAAACACTATTGCACGCCAAGTACATCCCCTCGCGGAAACAACAATCCTGATGTTAGCGGCCCTCCCAGTGGGACAGCACGTTTGACCACTCAGCAACACCTCAAGGAGTCAACATCGCCGGAAcgagtctgtggaaacaggacCTCCGGGAGTGTCCGGTGGTTTCTGTCACCAGAGTGTTGGTGCAGATCCAGTGGGCTGTGAAGCGGGGTCTCACGCCATTGCTATGAGtgggtgtacttggtctgccACCGTGTTTAGGTAGGCATCCCAAAATGATAAAACTGTAAGCGGAGGTTAGTTACCAATTTTTGGATTTGGGACTAACTGTGACGCCATTATGCAAGTAATCAGCCGTGTGTGTTCATGAAGACCATCATTAAGAGTGTGTGCTGCTTTAGCAAAATGTGTTAACTCTGACCTTGACCTTTGGCCTGACCCTGAAAGAGATAGAGAACTGTCATGTACCACTTGAGGATCACATTATGGTTATTCTTTTTCCATGTGTTCATAAAGCTGCAGATGGACCTTTAAAGCTGTATAAGATGAATCTTTGATGTACATACACGTCTGTTAAATAACCTAGAATAATGTTCTGTGTAATCTTACCATTCTGCCCGACTGTCTGAGTGCTACCAGCAGTGAAAAGCAAGTCCTGCACCAACATCAACAAGTCAGTATTTTGATCCTGACAGCATGTGCATCTGTGGGTACTGTCGGCCTGGAGCATCCTCTCACTCTCCTAACACGGTGTGACGGAGCAGAACACACTCAGGTGAAACACCCTTGGTGGAAAACCCTGTCTTGGAGCGCCCTCTGTTGGACCCATTGCGTGTTGCAGCGTCACTTAAATCCTGCCCGAGAAACTGTGGACCTCACACAGAAAAGACTCGGGAGTGTTCTTAAGTTATTCCTTCTAGAAGATCACAATGATATTGACCACAGTAACTGATGCATTTGCACAAAATGTGATTTGAAATGTAGTGATTTATTTCATGCTAAAGCTTAAAGTTTGATCAATATAAACCCCCAGAAAGTAACAGTAATAAATACAGCAAATCAGTCAGAATATAATCATACAGCAAAAATAATTTGcacttatttgaaaaaaaaaagaaagaaagaagaaactcaAGTAATAAAAGAGATATGAAATTCTATTTCTCATACTGTGGAGTGATTCAGTACAGATTGTTATCCGAGCACTTGAGGACAGACCAGAGTACATCTGTTCAGATAACGGTGAGAAATTAGATTTGATGTGTTCGCGAAGGCGGGAACAGATCGGAGATACATGGAGGATACATTCATTGTTTTTGGTCAGCTATTTATCCACGGACGCTGAATGAATCTCAGAACGGGATCATCAGAAGTCTCAGCACGGAGAACCTACGAACAGCAGTGATTATAAACAGGAGGAGCACAGAGCGGAGATGTTTTTCAGGAGTGTCACCTGCGTTTCATGCAATCCCTGGACAGCAGATAAGTGATTCCTCCACAACTGGAGTGAAATCCACACCGGAGTACAATTAGAGCAGGTGCTGTAAACCTTTCCATAGGGGGGCTTGATTGCATATCTAGAAACTGACACTATTGTAAAATGCaggatttgattttttttttctccacaaagcTTCCATGTGTACAGTTCAGGAAAAAACATTGATTGTTTCCAGTGTCTAATAATCTCTAACTAGGCCCGTTAAGGTACAAAGTGAGACGCATTTTGCACCTCCAACCCTCTCAGTCAAACATTAAAGAGGGCGTTAAGAATGCGCCATGacattatctattttttttttattttccaataaataaatgctgCGATTTTCTTCAGAACTATTCAGAACTTACGCTTATCTTGGAAAAGTGCTCAAAACACACGCCGACGCCCCGCTTTGACATTCTGTACCGCCGCCACAACCCGCTTTGGTTTTTCCTCAGGTTCAATTCATATACACGCacactcttcacacacacacgcaagcacacaccAATAAAGACAGATGCTGCAAGACATCCACTCAGTAGTTAGCACATGACTTCGAGAACAGATAATGTAACAAATGCATATGCCTGTCTGAAAAGAACAACAATCCACAAGCAGCTTAAAACAACTCAGCAGAATAAACATCActtgtatatttatgtaaacTTAACCGTAACCAATCATGTGCTTGTAAGCGTTTTATACCCCGCCTATATATACTAACATCGGAAAGCAGCGTTTTGGTGCTtggtaaaaacaaagcaaagtccACCATCAATCTGTTTGCGGGTGGTgtttattaaaggaacagttcaccgCAAAATCAAAGTTCAGTCATTATGTCCTCTTGACGATGGCGAGGTGAAGTTAGGAAATGCTGCgaagctgttttgctgtgaagctccagaaatggtttgtgaactatgaaacttcaccctGCTTTCCGTCGGCATggggttgagtagataatggCTACGTTTctgagtgaactgttcctttaaagtaaaGCAAGCAAGACCCGCTAAACTGCTGCGAGTGGACGAGAGAGCCGTCTGGTTGTAGTTGTTTCCAAACACCATTTACCGGCTGGAGTGCACAGCTCGTAATCAAATCACTGTCAACAGTGTAAACATAAGGTTGGACTAGTACCAAGTTCAAGGAGCTTTGTCTGGACTTCCAGAactaaaatgagaaaaagaaagacggCAACCCTCAGAGGACAAGActtgctggaggaggaggaaggaataAAAGGAACATTAGAGCCGTAGGAgcgagagaaaaggaaaaagagcaaggaaaagaccaaaaccagaagatgaaaaagtgaaattgaGCAGAGAACGACGCGCCAGTTCCACAGAGAGGCAACTGTCCAGGCCCCGCAAGGCCCATCTTTATTCTTCAAAAGGACCGAAGGAGGACCCGTCTCCACCCATCCtctttccatccctccatcccccgTGGATGACTTGCATTTGGTGAGAAACGATAGAGCCCAGCGACTCACACATACCCACTGAGGGTGCAATTCCATGGGCAGCATGTGCGTCCTGCTGCGTGGTTCGTCTCCCGGTgagccaacaaacacacagacacacacgcaaagcTCATTAAAAAAGACCAACCAAGCAGAGGAGATGGGGGACAATTATCGGGATCAGTCAAGTCAGAACCAGTCTCCAAAAAATAATCGAATGAGAGACTTGCACATGATGTGAAACAGGATGTTGCCGGGCCCACGGCGAAGCACCTTGACTTAGCCGAGACTGTGGTAGAAAAATAGCCGAAGTCCTGACGGTAGAGCTATTCTGTCTGTGCCTTTCTTTTTGCTGatcaagacatttttcttttacttgatCAAAACATTCCTGACAATTGAATCCCTCCTATATTCCTCACAAAGTGCCTATTGTGAAACTCAAAACACCAAGGACCAAAATGTCTGCTCAGGTAGGAAAACAAGACTTTAAGAAGTTTCGAGGACTTTGTTTAGTGTTGTAATAACTCTTACATCTTTGTACAATAAGAAAGTcagtatattatatattattattaaccagtttaattaatttaatgtcCCCATCCTTTACAGTCTTAAGTGTTATCCGAGGCCTGGTCACCCGAGAAAGTGAAGCAGCGACGCTGTGTGGCTCTAGAAGTTTGATGATACCAAGAGGCTGCAAGTCGCTTGCACTCAACACAAAGGGACATCTTCAAACTGCTTTTCATcaactgtcataaatgacaaagaaaatcagtaAGTCCTCACACATTTGAGAAGCTCGATGATTGAcaattttgcttgaaaaatgacaaacgATTCacaaagctcttttttttcctgccactTTTTCAGTTAAAGATGTTCATTAGTTTGACAACCATTAAACAATAAAACGGTTGACTATTTGGTGTTGGTAGCTCTGGTAATGATTTCTTGCCGGGCCAGTTGATGAACAACTGCCAAGCTATTTGATGAAATGCTAACCAACCAGGACACGTTAGCCTGTCCCAATGGCTCACCAAGCTTCTGTTTTAGTTCCTGTGCGCTTGGCCAAAACCACCCTTCGACATTTTGCTCTCCTGTTTGTACATCATTATTATCAACAGAGTTCCAGTGAAGAGAGCTGCATGCTAACTGCTTAATAATTGTCCGAAAGCAAACTCATTAGCTTGGCTGCTAACGGTTCACCAAGTATTTTCAAGAGACAATAACTGTACCATCCACCATCCTTTGTGGAGCAGTTTATTCTCCCACAGAGGATGTTATTTAAAATTGGATGGTGCAACTCAACCAATAAGCTAATACTTTCCTCCATTTTGGACTCTATGGTTCACCTTTCCTTAGACGTCAGCATTTACCTCGTCTTAACAGCTGCAGATTCCTCTGGAATTAAtgaattctgacattttaaatcccGGCGCGACCAGGCCTTCAGAAGAAGCAGCGGCTATTTAATATTCTGACCATGACTCAGCGGATTCATCAAGCTGGATCAAAATTAGATGTTTAGAGATATGAAGACGCGTGTCTCTCTGTAAAACCGCTCACACACAGCTCTTTGATACATTCCACTTCTGTTACTAATGAAATGTAAGcggcactgaaaaaaaagaaatgaaattaaagacCTGAAAAGGGAATcatacacataaaaaaagttAAGTATTATGAATACCTGagaaagattttcttttttttttttttttttttttttaaacaatgaaaaatatgcCATAAACAGAGGCAAGGGGATCAAAAAGCGGGTAAAGGAGGGCTCGGACATAGtcgacagagaaaaagagactcTTTGTTCCAAGACTCGGTGGTTCCCCTCACAACATTACATTCAGTTACATCAACCataccttgtttttttcttttctaattcAGCCAATCGCCCACTCTGATCTAAAACAAAAGGGGGAGAAACGCAGCAATCAAGAAgctttttctccctcagtcttAAGAAGTGTAAGTAATATGTGAAAACCCTTAGGcttacatatacacacatacaatctcagacacacgcacatacacactctctgTTGATCTCCACTGGACTTATTTCACATGACTGAAGCCGGCCCTTGTCTTTGCAGCCCTGGCTGTAGAGTCTCGTTAAGGCCAGCTCGTTAGGAGAGGCAAGTCTCCGTGGCAACAGCTGGGTGACATCGGGTCTGTTGTGCGACGTCCGACAAATTGGATGTCATTTGCCAGTAGTAGGATATagtgtgtttttggtttaaaGAGTCAGTTGAGCAGCAAGACTTTGATGCATTGTTCAGTCTTATGACGAGAACAGGAGGAGTGTGTTCAGTTCCAGGCCGTCAgtgtttagaagaaaaacaCCTGCCTGATTTTCAGTCTCCGTACCCTCTGATGTGACGTCTCAGAGTGTGTTAGcaagctaaacacacacacacacactcccacgcGTCTTGTCAGTAGCAGTATCTGTATCAGTAGAACTTGTCATCGATGCGGAAGTGTGGCCTGGTGACATCGTCAGGGTTGAGGAAGACCGATATGGATTTCCCAGGGTTCTCGGTGACCAACTGCTGCAGTCGCTGTGCCAGCTTGTCCTCCGAAGGCGAGATGATGCCGTTGGCTGGGTGATGCCCGGGGGAGCCGTGGCCGTTGGTGCTACCTGTTAGCTCCTTCTTCAGCTGGCCCGCCTGCTGGGCTTGGTCCACAGCAGCCCGGAGGTGCTCGCTGGGATCCGAGCGCACGTGGGCCAGTTTCCTGGCGACGAGCAGCGCCTGGCTGTCTGTCAAGTGCTCCAACATGTTGCACTGGGGCAGAAAGTAGTTTGGGCAGTTTTTACCCAGGATGCAATGAGCCAGGTCATCCAGGAGACCCAGGAGGAGGCGGCCAGGGGTGTCGGGGTCAGGGCAGGACAGGTAGGCGGCAGGGAGTCGGTCACAGGCCCAGAAGAGGAGGGTGCGCAGGTGATAGAGGCTGAGGCCTGTGCGTGGGCGGGCCAGGATGCGAGACAGCACGGCTTTAGCAGCTTGGAAAGCCTGGGCCATGGGGTAGGGGATGCACTTCTTCAGCTGAACCTgggaataaaagaaacagaggaCCGACGCATTAAGCAGGAACAGGAAAAAGACATTGTGGTAAACTTAACACCACATTACCGATACCACACATACACGTACCAGATGGAAATGTTGCACCAGTATTTTAAACTTAAAACCAAGtgacaccaaaacaaaagctttatTAACAATCCCCTCACCTCGCTGCGTGAAAATGCCAGCCTCCACTCTCTGTCGGGCCGACCACCCAGCGGGGAGCAGCAGGGCAGCAGATAGAAGCCAGATattgcctcctcctctgtgatttTACCATCCCAAAAGTGGTTGGCGGTCAGCCAGCCTTGGGCTACAGCGGGCCAGCCCCGGAATGACACCACAGGCAGCAGGTCGTATAGCACCCGGCTGGAGCCTGCCTGCAGAGACGATGGTGGTGAACATTAATGCGCTCTGTGTTCTTTAACACTTGGCTCGAACGCTGatgtcacaaaaacatcttCTCTAATGAGCAATTAAAAAGCACAACTCAAACGTTCCAGTTTTCCCATGGAGATGTTGACAGTGAGTAGCGCCTTGACAATACCTGACGTAACAGGAATGGGAACAATTTTGTTTCCAGTCTGTACCTGGAGGATGATGGTGGTGAGGGGTCCGTTCCTCTCCAGTCGGTCCGGACTGGGAATGCCTCTCTGGGGGCTGCGCCTcagctcctccacagcctcGCTCACCACACCCCAGAACCAGTCCGTCACCAGGCTGGGAGAGAAGTAGCATCCGTCCAGCGACTGAGGGGAGCCCAGAGAGGGCACTGAGCCTTTACCTGAGTAGGGAAAGTCAGGGATGAATGCtctgtccttgggcaagatactgaactctCTAGATGGGTGTTCTATCAGCGTTTCAGTGGTGAATGGATGAGCATGGAAATATCAGGGGCAACTGTGTATAGAAATTGCTGTATGAGAAGTGGGAAAGTGTTTACATGCGCTTTGGGTGGTAAGGAGAGTAGAAATGTGCTGTATAAATGCATTTCTATTGAAACTGTGATTTAGTAAACCAGAGATCCCTTATTAATGGCCAACATCCAGTGGTGGAGCCTGAAGGGCCCTGGGAGGGATGCTGTTTCACTCATAACAAAACTAATTGCATATCTTTGTTAGGGCTGGTTGAACTTGGAACAATACAACAGTGAGTAGTTCATCTACAATTCAGACTTACAAAAATCCATATTAGATCTATTTATTGCACTCAAGTTGCAGGATTCCATTGAAAACCAATTCACCACAGAGTACCAGACACTTAGACACTTGCGGCATTTAACAGCTTAAATTTGACTAAGGTGAAACCATTTTGTCTGGTATTTTCATCCTCAAGTACAATGTGCTCTACCTGTGCACTTCTTGCTTGTGAATAATTGTGTTAAGCATAAAACACTGGTCTGTAATATCATCCTCAGATTAAGTGATAACATAGTATTAGCTTATTTCAATCCCACAGAAAACCTTTGGGCTCCTTCAGGGTACAGCATGctgtgtgaaacaaagaaaGGAGACAGTGCTGTGCTGCAAAGACTTGTAGTTTTTACCCTCTTTCTAAACTTTCAGTAGCATTATGGGGTTTTACATGTTAATGCTGTCGACTAATCCTCACTGTATCACCCCCTCCTGCCAGTGCAAATGCACCAACAAAAGATCCTGTGGGAGATTTTCTGTTACGACTAGGAAATGTAGCGAATGTGTATTCCAAATTGCTGAAAATTAAAGAGATTCATATCAATAAATGTCTTCACTTTCCCTCATCGTGGAAGTTTCGCACTCCCGAGCGTGTGGCAGATTGATGTCGCGGTGCGATCTGGAAGCCGCTGTGTAATCTCGAACTTTTGATTGTGAAGTTAGACACATAAAACGTTTCAGCGCGTATTTCCTCGCTTCACCTATCTGAGGAGTTGAAAGAACTGCTTGGGAGGGTGAAATTGCATCACAACATCATATATCAAATTATATCAGTGAAACATGAATACAATTCAATCAGTTCTCATTCCCTCCACTCTGCACTGCAACAGTACCTTCATCATTGCCTtctccacccctcctctcaCTTTTCATCATTCCATTTCTTGTACTTGCTTACCAGCCCTCCTTTCTGTCTGTTCCTACTTCAACCATTCACCTTTTTTCGTCCTCATTACCaatttctaaccctaacccttcacTGTTCTTCCTCTACCTTTGCAATCATCATCCTACTTTTTCCACTTAcccatctctccctcttcttcctcgtcttcctcaGTGAGAAGTCCATTCTCCTCCTGGCAGCAGACACTCCAGCGGGACAGGATGTTGGAGTCACAGAGGCGAAGGCTGAGCCACGAGTGGCAGGGAGGGGAGTGCCTCATGTCCAGGGTGACCGGCTGGTTGCGGTCATGGAGCTTAAGCGCGGGCACCAGCAGTGTGAAGTCCAGGTCGAAGTCCGCCCCCTTGGCGTAGTCCCCCAGGTCCTCGGGGTTGAGGTCCAGGACCCCCTCCCGTGCCCCGCCTGACAGGAGCAGGTACTCGTTGGCCACCGGGAGGCGCTGGTCTACCTTCTGGACTAAGCCTGGAAGGCAGCGAGGGAGAGACCACAGAATCAATCACAGTCagcaaaattcaaattcagagaGCGTTTGGTATGTGTGGAAATGTGAGGGGCGATGAACGGAAAAGGTTCTGAGAAGTGCTCTCTCCAGCTCACAGATGCctacacacattaaaatgcatttcatattcagatgcacacacaagcTCTGAGTATGCACGCCGAGCGCACtgggacagaaaacagcagcaagtgGGTGAGCCTGGGAAATTTTCAGCTTAGATTTGTTTTAAGAAGGTGCTGCATATATTTATGAGTCCGAGCCGCAGTGATATTGACACGAAGGGGGGGTTTAATTGTCTCAGCTGACCACGAGACACTAATGATAATTCCAGTGGAACGTCCGCATGTGTGCTAAGCCTGGCCATCTAATTCAGCTTGCGTACACTGTGTACTCTATACAGCTATATCACAACTTACTTCTGTTAAAAATCAGCAGTAAACAAGCGTAGGAAAATGACTAATCGTACACTTTCAGCTTATTGCATTTCTTCgttgtttggtttgttaatTGCAGACATCTGGAAACACAGCAATATCACTAAAAGAAAGTCTGGTGGGAGACAGAAATATGAGCAATCAGATCATCATCTTATTAAATTCATATTACATTTCGGGCTCGGCTGCACTTCATTTTCCAGAGTGCTAAAAAGTATTCCGCACCCTCCTCTCTGGACAGTTTATATGAGAGAAACCCGAGCCTCCAAATCCCTTTATGGCTACTTAGCTGTGTTGTAAACTTCCCGGGCTCCGGGGCCCGTGGGAGTCGCAGAACTAGAGTCAAGTAAATTATGTTTTTGCCAGCTTAAAAGAGCAACTGGGAAAGGCTTGATCCTACGGCCAACTGTACACTGGTCTGGAGCTCACTGTTACGGTAGCAATGATAGGTCATAGGTAAAGAGCGGACACTTAAAATCCCCTCACAGGGGAGAGATTGTGGGAGCTCGAGTTCGAGTGTTTATCCCCTGCAGGGCGGTTAAGTGGCTGCAGGCAGCTGAAACAGGGGCATCAGACCAAGCCAGCAGGCCATGGCTGGGGGCACAAAGCTCCCAACATGACTGCTCTGATCCAATTACATGGGCACACAGCCTTGgtgacatgttttcatgttaaggtgtgtgtgtgggggtggaaGTTTAAAGAGATAAAACCACTGAATTTAACACAACTCTTACATCGTCCTTGTGAGTGTACTGATGTTAATAAATTATGACTAACCAATCATGGTCTGACAGAGGAACATATTTTTTCAAGAGAGCAGCATCCGCATGCACAGAATCTCATGCAATCATTTGCTACTTTACATCAAATAGGGTAAAACAGTTTGGTggaatatatataaaaaagggggggggaaacaTACAGAGACTCAAAATGAATGAGCAACTAAAGCAAGACTCAAAGCCAAATGTGCTGACGAGGCGCTCTCCAGTGCTTTGCTTTGAAATGGAGCAAAGGGAAAGTGCTTGTTTGACGCAACCACTGGGGGAGCACTccaagaaaagaagaggaaaagaaaggaagaggaaggtaTCTGACAGGGCACCTTTGGATGTTATTTTTAACATCCAATGGTATTTCTCAACAGAATACGCCCATCTCCCTCTACGAGCACCTCAGTTGTTAACTCGAGCGCTACAGTTCCTCGCGATCTTCAACCTCTGATGTCTCCCATGACACTCGTAATAAAGATCAGAATATGTAGAGAATGGGATGTTAGGGGATGAGGTACTATTGCATGTTAAGTCCTCAGCGAGTGGTCGAATAGAGGCTCCCATAAATTTCTGACTCGTGGAGCTTGTTGGGAATGTATGTGGCCTAGTAGGGAGCTCTTCAGActtgcaaacacaaacaacttctcacctttttctgcatttattttaaatctatattttgatttacagaagaaaaaagtaaCTTAccatataaataaaagtgatgCTATAGTTGGACATTGAATGGTTAGCACAGGGTTTTTAGGGTAACCTAAACCAGGTTAACCACTAAACCTTGCTTGGCATAACTGCACTTTTTAAAGCTATAGTCAGTGATTCCAATCCAATAAAGTTTTtgtcagtgaaacaaacaaaaagaaaaaaacaacaagggaACCAAttacacctctctctctttctctgcttctgCCAGCATCTTCACCTCTACCACGTCCTCGCCCACAAGGAACAAAACGTAAACACCATCGGAGATATGACCTTTGCAACTTGGTATCGAAA of Acanthopagrus latus isolate v.2019 chromosome 10, fAcaLat1.1, whole genome shotgun sequence contains these proteins:
- the tmem102 gene encoding transmembrane protein 102 isoform X2; its protein translation is MDTLMSAVAPRSPAPVKKPSEVDFRSGAALDQLSSQVSELVLLEQGEFGDQTALEVHTAKDFIFNMLGLVQKVDQRLPVANEYLLLSGGAREGVLDLNPEDLGDYAKGADFDLDFTLLVPALKLHDRNQPVTLDMRHSPPCHSWLSLRLCDSNILSRWSVCCQEENGLLTEEDEEEEGEMGKGSVPSLGSPQSLDGCYFSPSLVTDWFWGVVSEAVEELRRSPQRGIPSPDRLERNGPLTTIILQAGSSRVLYDLLPVVSFRGWPAVAQGWLTANHFWDGKITEEEAISGFYLLPCCSPLGGRPDREWRLAFSRSEVQLKKCIPYPMAQAFQAAKAVLSRILARPRTGLSLYHLRTLLFWACDRLPAAYLSCPDPDTPGRLLLGLLDDLAHCILGKNCPNYFLPQCNMLEHLTDSQALLVARKLAHVRSDPSEHLRAAVDQAQQAGQLKKELTGSTNGHGSPGHHPANGIISPSEDKLAQRLQQLVTENPGKSISVFLNPDDVTRPHFRIDDKFY
- the tmem102 gene encoding transmembrane protein 102 isoform X1 translates to MRTIPSCLRVVEMDTLMSAVAPRSPAPVKKPSEVDFRSGAALDQLSSQVSELVLLEQGEFGDQTALEVHTAKDFIFNMLGLVQKVDQRLPVANEYLLLSGGAREGVLDLNPEDLGDYAKGADFDLDFTLLVPALKLHDRNQPVTLDMRHSPPCHSWLSLRLCDSNILSRWSVCCQEENGLLTEEDEEEEGEMGKGSVPSLGSPQSLDGCYFSPSLVTDWFWGVVSEAVEELRRSPQRGIPSPDRLERNGPLTTIILQAGSSRVLYDLLPVVSFRGWPAVAQGWLTANHFWDGKITEEEAISGFYLLPCCSPLGGRPDREWRLAFSRSEVQLKKCIPYPMAQAFQAAKAVLSRILARPRTGLSLYHLRTLLFWACDRLPAAYLSCPDPDTPGRLLLGLLDDLAHCILGKNCPNYFLPQCNMLEHLTDSQALLVARKLAHVRSDPSEHLRAAVDQAQQAGQLKKELTGSTNGHGSPGHHPANGIISPSEDKLAQRLQQLVTENPGKSISVFLNPDDVTRPHFRIDDKFY